One part of the Thermoflexus sp. genome encodes these proteins:
- a CDS encoding acetyl-CoA C-acetyltransferase — protein sequence MEKNGRDPVIVGAARTPIGKLLGGLSPLSAPQLGAVAVREAIRRAGIDPRQIDEVIMGEVVQAGSGMAPARQAAVFAGIPSEVGAVTVNKVCGSGLKAVMLAAQAIRAGDADLVVAGGMESMSNAPHLIRLRAGMRYGHLQAEDSLIADGLRCPFHQVLMGELAEFIADQFEVTREEMDAFALESHRKAVAAIDAGRFRAEIVPVEVPDGKGGTRVVDTDEGPRRDTSMEALARLRPAFRPNGRVTAGNSPGLNDGAAAVVVMSRAKAEAMGIPPLARIVGYTQAAVDPQWLFYAPAKAIPRLLERVGWRWEEVDLIEINEAFAAQVLADAKAMEQQGYRWDWSRVNVNGGAIALGHPVGASGARILVTLIYALRDRGLRRGIATLCLGGGEAVAMAVEIE from the coding sequence ATGGAGAAGAACGGTCGGGATCCGGTGATCGTAGGGGCGGCGCGCACGCCCATTGGGAAACTGCTCGGGGGACTATCCCCGCTATCCGCTCCCCAGCTGGGCGCCGTTGCGGTCCGCGAGGCCATCCGCCGGGCGGGCATCGATCCCCGCCAGATCGATGAGGTCATTATGGGCGAGGTGGTCCAGGCTGGCAGCGGCATGGCCCCGGCCCGCCAGGCGGCGGTCTTCGCCGGGATCCCATCGGAGGTCGGCGCGGTCACGGTGAACAAGGTCTGCGGCTCGGGGTTGAAGGCGGTGATGCTGGCGGCGCAGGCCATCCGGGCGGGCGATGCGGATCTCGTGGTGGCCGGCGGGATGGAGAGCATGAGCAACGCCCCCCATCTGATCCGCCTGCGCGCTGGGATGCGGTATGGCCATCTCCAAGCGGAGGATAGCCTGATCGCGGATGGGCTGCGCTGCCCGTTCCACCAGGTGCTGATGGGGGAGCTGGCGGAGTTCATCGCCGATCAGTTCGAGGTCACCCGGGAGGAGATGGACGCCTTCGCCCTGGAGAGCCACCGCAAGGCGGTCGCAGCCATCGATGCCGGCCGGTTCCGGGCGGAGATCGTGCCGGTGGAGGTGCCCGATGGCAAGGGAGGGACACGGGTGGTGGACACCGATGAGGGGCCCCGACGGGACACGTCCATGGAGGCCCTGGCCCGGCTCCGGCCGGCTTTCCGGCCCAACGGTCGTGTCACGGCCGGCAATTCCCCGGGTTTGAACGATGGCGCGGCCGCCGTGGTGGTGATGAGCCGGGCGAAGGCGGAGGCCATGGGGATCCCGCCGCTGGCCCGGATTGTGGGCTACACGCAGGCGGCGGTCGACCCCCAATGGCTGTTCTACGCTCCGGCGAAAGCGATCCCCCGTTTGCTGGAGCGGGTCGGCTGGCGCTGGGAGGAGGTGGATCTCATCGAAATCAACGAGGCCTTCGCCGCTCAGGTCCTGGCCGACGCCAAAGCCATGGAGCAGCAGGGATACCGGTGGGACTGGAGCCGGGTGAATGTGAACGGCGGGGCCATCGCCCTGGGCCATCCAGTCGGCGCCAGCGGCGCCCGCATCCTGGTCACCCTGATCTACGCCCTGCGGGATCGCGGCCTGCGCCGCGGCATTGCCACCCTGTGCCTGGGGGGTGGCGAGGCCGTGGCCATGGCGGTGGAGATCGAGTGA
- a CDS encoding 3-hydroxybutyryl-CoA dehydrogenase, whose product MNIRDVRTIGIVGCGLMGSGIAEVCARAGFQVIVREVNPELLQKGLDRIRASMAKAVERGKLSASDMEAAWGRIRGTLDMADFGACDLVIEAVVEDMNTKKGVFADLDRICPPHAVLASNTSSLSITELGSVTRRPERVIGFHFFNPVPVMPLLEIVVGLQTAEETVALGRALAERLNKTVVISKDRPGFIVNRLLIPYLLDAIRLLEEGVATMEDIDTAIRLGLNHPMGPFTLMDFVGLDTLLFIADAMFEEFKDPRYAAPPLLRRMVAAGWLGRKSGRGFYTYPA is encoded by the coding sequence ATGAACATCCGGGATGTGCGAACCATTGGGATAGTCGGTTGTGGTCTGATGGGCTCCGGGATCGCGGAAGTGTGCGCCCGCGCCGGCTTCCAGGTGATCGTCCGCGAGGTGAACCCGGAGCTCCTCCAGAAAGGCCTGGATCGCATCCGGGCTTCCATGGCGAAAGCGGTGGAGCGGGGGAAGCTGAGCGCCTCCGATATGGAGGCGGCCTGGGGCCGCATCCGGGGCACGCTGGATATGGCGGACTTCGGGGCCTGCGATCTGGTGATCGAAGCGGTGGTGGAGGACATGAACACCAAGAAGGGGGTCTTCGCCGATCTCGATCGCATCTGCCCCCCCCATGCCGTCCTGGCCAGCAACACTTCCTCTCTCTCGATCACGGAGCTGGGGAGCGTCACCCGGCGTCCGGAGCGGGTGATCGGTTTCCATTTTTTCAACCCGGTTCCGGTGATGCCTCTGCTGGAGATCGTGGTGGGGCTGCAAACCGCCGAGGAAACGGTGGCCCTGGGCCGGGCCCTGGCGGAGCGCCTGAACAAGACCGTGGTGATCTCCAAAGATCGTCCGGGGTTCATCGTCAATCGCCTGCTGATCCCTTACCTGCTGGACGCCATCCGGCTCCTGGAGGAAGGCGTCGCGACCATGGAGGACATCGACACGGCGATCCGGCTGGGGCTGAACCATCCGATGGGCCCCTTCACCCTGATGGATTTCGTGGGGCTGGACACCCTGCTGTTCATCGCCGACGCGATGTTCGAGGAGTTCAAGGATCCCCGCTACGCCGCCCCGCCGTTGCTCCGCCGCATGGTGGCCGCCGGCTGGCTGGGCCGTAAGAGCGGACGAGGGTTCTACACGTATCCAGCGTGA
- a CDS encoding acyl-CoA dehydrogenase family protein, with protein sequence MNFELSEEHRMFQQVVREFAQKEIAPVAAHYDETGEFPWETVRKMAAMGLMGLEVPEEYGGQGLDAIASALAMIEIAKADAAHSAIMSVNNTLFCFPILTFGTEEQKRKYVTPVASGQAIGAYALTEPQSGSDAAGMRTRAVRKGDVYILNGRKSWITNGPVADYIVVFAMTEPEKKHHGISAFIIETNRPGFIRGKKEEKLGIRASATCEIYLDHYECPVENRLGEEGEGFRIAMTTLDAGRVGIAAQAVGIAEAAYEAALAWAKQREAFGRKIGEFQAIQWKLADMRVKLEAARLLTLQAAWKRERAKRTGERYTLEAAMAKLFASEAAQWITYEAIQIHGGMGYSRELPVERYFRDARITTIYEGTSEIQRLVIARQILGFKSSV encoded by the coding sequence CTGAACTTCGAGCTCTCCGAAGAGCATCGCATGTTCCAGCAGGTGGTGCGGGAGTTCGCCCAGAAGGAGATCGCCCCGGTGGCCGCGCACTATGACGAGACGGGGGAGTTCCCATGGGAGACGGTGCGCAAGATGGCTGCCATGGGGCTGATGGGCCTGGAGGTCCCCGAGGAATACGGCGGCCAGGGGCTGGACGCCATCGCCTCCGCCCTGGCGATGATCGAGATCGCCAAAGCCGACGCTGCCCACAGCGCGATCATGTCCGTCAACAACACCCTGTTCTGCTTCCCCATTCTCACCTTCGGCACGGAGGAGCAAAAGCGCAAATATGTGACCCCCGTGGCCAGCGGGCAGGCGATCGGCGCTTACGCCCTCACGGAGCCCCAATCCGGATCCGATGCCGCGGGCATGCGCACCCGCGCGGTGCGCAAAGGGGATGTCTATATCCTCAACGGCCGCAAGTCCTGGATCACCAATGGGCCGGTGGCGGATTACATCGTCGTCTTCGCGATGACGGAGCCGGAGAAAAAGCATCACGGCATCAGCGCCTTCATCATCGAGACGAACCGCCCGGGCTTCATCCGGGGCAAGAAAGAGGAGAAGCTGGGGATCCGGGCCAGCGCCACCTGTGAGATCTATCTGGACCACTATGAATGCCCGGTCGAGAACCGTCTGGGGGAGGAGGGGGAAGGCTTCCGGATCGCGATGACCACCCTGGACGCCGGGCGGGTGGGGATCGCGGCCCAGGCGGTGGGGATCGCCGAGGCCGCCTACGAGGCAGCGCTGGCCTGGGCGAAGCAGCGGGAGGCCTTCGGCCGCAAGATCGGGGAGTTCCAGGCCATCCAGTGGAAGCTGGCGGACATGCGGGTGAAGCTGGAGGCCGCCCGCCTGCTCACCCTGCAGGCGGCATGGAAACGGGAGCGGGCCAAGCGCACCGGGGAGCGCTACACCCTGGAGGCGGCCATGGCCAAGCTGTTCGCCAGCGAGGCCGCCCAGTGGATCACCTATGAGGCCATCCAGATCCATGGCGGCATGGGCTACAGCCGGGAGCTGCCGGTGGAGCGCTATTTCCGGGACGCCCGTATCACCACGATCTACGAAGGCACCAGCGAGATCCAGCGCCTGGTGATCGCCCGCCAGATCCTGGGGTTCAAAAGCAGCGTGTGA
- a CDS encoding zinc-binding dehydrogenase, which produces MKAIVFYQHGGPEVLQAADLPTPHPGPGEVQVRVHACAMNHLDLWVRRGIPSLRLEMPHIPGSDVAGVVTEVGPEVSGIQVGDRVVVNATLSCGQCEFCLRGEDNRCRRGGILGEHVRGGYAEYVVVPARNVLKLPEGFPFEEAAAASLVFLTAWHMLITRGGLRPGEDVLIVGAGGGVNTAALQIAKLAGARVAVVASSPAKAERARALGADHVIDRSQEPDWSRAVWQWTERRGVDVVVDNVGQATWMRSIRCLRPGGRLLVVGATSGPNPEDFDIRYVFSRQISILGSTMGTQHDFRMVMGLIFAGRLRPVIDRVLPLTQEGAREGHRLLESGAVFGKIVFAVDAIR; this is translated from the coding sequence ATGAAGGCCATCGTTTTCTACCAGCACGGAGGTCCAGAGGTGTTGCAAGCGGCGGACCTTCCCACCCCTCACCCGGGGCCGGGCGAGGTGCAGGTCCGCGTCCATGCCTGTGCGATGAACCACCTGGATCTGTGGGTGCGGCGGGGGATCCCATCCCTGCGGCTGGAGATGCCGCACATCCCGGGCTCGGATGTGGCCGGGGTGGTGACCGAAGTCGGCCCCGAGGTTTCCGGGATCCAGGTGGGGGATCGAGTGGTGGTGAACGCGACCCTGAGCTGCGGGCAGTGCGAGTTCTGCCTGCGGGGGGAGGACAACCGCTGCCGTCGGGGAGGCATCCTGGGCGAGCACGTGCGAGGGGGCTATGCCGAATACGTGGTGGTGCCGGCCCGCAATGTTTTGAAACTGCCGGAGGGCTTCCCCTTCGAGGAGGCGGCGGCGGCTTCCCTGGTCTTCCTCACCGCGTGGCACATGCTGATCACCCGGGGTGGCCTCCGGCCCGGGGAGGACGTGCTCATCGTGGGGGCTGGCGGGGGTGTGAACACGGCGGCCCTCCAGATCGCGAAGCTGGCGGGCGCGCGAGTGGCGGTGGTGGCCTCAAGCCCCGCGAAGGCGGAGCGGGCCCGCGCCCTGGGGGCGGATCACGTCATCGACCGCTCCCAGGAGCCGGACTGGTCCCGGGCGGTCTGGCAATGGACGGAGAGGCGGGGCGTGGATGTGGTGGTGGACAACGTGGGACAGGCCACCTGGATGAGGAGCATCCGCTGCCTGCGGCCTGGCGGGCGCCTGCTGGTGGTGGGGGCGACCTCCGGCCCGAACCCGGAGGATTTCGACATCCGGTATGTGTTCTCCCGACAGATCAGCATCCTGGGCTCCACCATGGGGACCCAGCATGATTTCCGGATGGTGATGGGGTTGATCTTCGCCGGGCGGCTGCGGCCGGTGATCGACCGGGTTCTGCCGCTGACCCAGGAGGGAGCGCGGGAGGGCCACCGCCTGCTGGAGTCCGGGGCGGTCTTCGGGAAGATCGTCTTCGCGGTCGACGCGATCCGATGA
- the rocD gene encoding ornithine--oxo-acid transaminase codes for MSTPTLLRSADYIEMEDTYSAPNYQPIDVVIAWAEGVWVYDVEGRRYLDGLSGYSALNQGHRHPRIIRALIEQAGRVTLTSRAFRNDQLGPFLKELCELLGYEKALPMNTGAEAVETAIKTARKWGYRVKGVPRDQAEIIVCEGNFHGRTTTIISFSTVPQYREDFGPYTPGFVSIPYGDAEALERAITPNTVAFLVEPIQGEGGVRVPPPGYLARAAEICRRHNVLFIADEIQTGLGRTGRLLASWWEDVQPDMVILGKALGGGVLPISAVVSRREILGVFRPGDHGSTFGGNPLAAAVAREALRVIVEEGLPERAAALGEQAMERLRAIRSPYVKEVRGRGLLIGIELHPEAGGARRFAEALKERGILVKDTHEHILRFAPPLVISREDLDWALDQIQEVLEG; via the coding sequence ATGTCGACGCCGACCTTGCTTCGATCTGCAGATTACATCGAAATGGAGGACACTTACAGCGCCCCCAATTATCAACCCATCGATGTGGTCATCGCGTGGGCGGAAGGGGTATGGGTGTATGATGTGGAAGGGCGCCGCTATCTGGACGGCCTGAGCGGCTATTCGGCGCTGAACCAGGGCCACCGGCATCCCCGCATCATCCGGGCCCTGATCGAGCAGGCCGGGCGGGTGACCCTCACCTCCCGGGCTTTCCGCAACGACCAGCTCGGCCCCTTCCTGAAGGAGCTGTGTGAGCTGCTGGGATATGAGAAGGCCTTGCCGATGAACACCGGGGCCGAGGCCGTAGAGACCGCCATCAAGACGGCCCGCAAATGGGGTTACCGGGTAAAGGGCGTCCCGCGGGATCAGGCGGAGATCATCGTGTGCGAGGGAAATTTCCACGGCCGGACCACCACCATCATCAGCTTCTCCACGGTGCCCCAGTATCGGGAAGACTTCGGCCCTTACACCCCCGGCTTCGTGAGCATCCCATATGGGGATGCGGAAGCCCTGGAGCGGGCGATCACCCCGAACACCGTCGCGTTCCTGGTGGAGCCGATCCAGGGCGAAGGGGGCGTGCGGGTGCCGCCGCCCGGATATCTGGCCCGGGCCGCCGAGATCTGCCGCCGGCACAACGTGCTCTTCATCGCCGATGAGATCCAGACCGGCCTGGGGCGAACCGGCAGACTGCTGGCCTCCTGGTGGGAGGACGTGCAGCCCGATATGGTGATCCTGGGCAAGGCCCTCGGCGGGGGCGTGCTGCCGATCTCCGCGGTGGTCTCCCGACGGGAGATCCTGGGTGTGTTCCGGCCGGGCGATCATGGGAGCACCTTCGGGGGCAACCCGCTGGCCGCCGCGGTGGCCCGGGAGGCGTTACGGGTGATCGTGGAGGAAGGTCTGCCGGAGCGCGCAGCGGCCCTGGGCGAGCAAGCGATGGAGCGCCTGCGGGCGATCCGCAGCCCCTACGTCAAAGAAGTGCGCGGCCGCGGTTTGCTCATCGGCATTGAGCTCCATCCCGAGGCCGGCGGGGCGCGGCGTTTCGCCGAGGCCCTGAAGGAACGGGGCATACTGGTGAAAGACACCCACGAACACATCCTCCGCTTCGCCCCGCCCCTGGTGATCTCCCGCGAAGACCTGGACTGGGCGCTGGATCAGATCCAGGAGGTGCTGGAAGGCTGA
- the thiI gene encoding tRNA uracil 4-sulfurtransferase ThiI: MDSRYAVVHYAEIGLKGHNRGFFERMLARRIEERLQDIGPASVERLPGRLLVRLPRPIPEAIWVERLRTVFGIAYFAPAIPAAKDLHVITEIVLRHLPSEPVPSFCVRASRADKSFPLTSQEIERHIGAAIQRQTGWRVDLEEPAWVAYIEIATNTALIYFARHRGPGGLPVGVSGRVGLLLSGGIDSPVAGYFMLKRGCEVIPIHFHSGPFGDWAASEAKAMAIVRQMRPYGMPSWLYVVPIGEPQRAIVLAAPAPYRLILYRRLMVRVAEALTRQEGGLALVTGDSLGQVASQTLESLTAIEDAAAMPILRPLIGLDKVEIIDRARAIGTYELSILPGEDCCQFLMPPRVITRPSLETVREIEGRVRMEELVQQALGQAMRVPVSDPAPMPSVHRWTTP, from the coding sequence ATGGACAGCCGGTATGCGGTGGTGCATTACGCAGAGATCGGGCTGAAAGGTCATAATCGGGGCTTCTTCGAGCGGATGCTGGCCCGGCGGATCGAGGAGCGCCTGCAGGATATCGGGCCTGCTTCGGTGGAGCGTCTGCCCGGACGGCTCCTCGTTCGCCTTCCGCGCCCGATCCCGGAGGCGATCTGGGTCGAGCGCCTTCGCACCGTGTTCGGGATCGCCTATTTCGCCCCGGCGATCCCTGCCGCGAAAGACCTCCACGTCATTACGGAGATCGTTCTTCGCCACCTCCCCTCCGAGCCTGTGCCCTCTTTCTGTGTTCGAGCCTCCCGCGCGGATAAATCGTTCCCCCTGACCTCCCAGGAGATCGAGCGGCACATCGGCGCAGCGATCCAGCGCCAGACGGGCTGGCGGGTGGATCTCGAGGAGCCAGCCTGGGTGGCCTACATCGAAATCGCCACCAACACCGCCCTCATTTACTTCGCCCGCCATCGAGGCCCCGGGGGATTGCCGGTGGGGGTGAGCGGGCGGGTGGGCCTGCTGCTCTCCGGCGGCATCGACTCCCCTGTGGCGGGTTACTTCATGCTGAAACGGGGCTGCGAGGTGATCCCCATCCATTTCCACAGTGGGCCCTTCGGGGATTGGGCGGCCTCGGAGGCGAAGGCGATGGCCATCGTCCGTCAGATGCGCCCTTATGGGATGCCGTCCTGGCTGTATGTGGTGCCCATCGGAGAGCCTCAGCGGGCCATCGTCCTGGCCGCCCCCGCGCCCTATCGCCTGATCCTTTACCGTCGGCTGATGGTGCGGGTGGCGGAAGCCCTCACCCGACAGGAAGGCGGGCTAGCCCTGGTCACCGGGGATTCCCTGGGACAGGTGGCCTCTCAAACTTTAGAAAGCCTGACGGCGATTGAGGACGCGGCGGCCATGCCGATCCTGCGGCCCCTCATCGGGCTGGATAAGGTGGAGATCATCGATCGGGCGCGGGCCATCGGAACCTATGAGCTCTCGATCCTGCCCGGCGAAGATTGCTGTCAGTTCTTGATGCCCCCCCGGGTCATCACCCGCCCCTCCCTGGAGACCGTTCGGGAGATCGAAGGCCGGGTGAGGATGGAGGAGCTGGTGCAGCAGGCGCTGGGCCAGGCCATGCGCGTCCCGGTGAGCGATCCAGCGCCCATGCCTTCGGTTCACCGCTGGACCACACCATAG
- the pth gene encoding aminoacyl-tRNA hydrolase, which yields MLIVGLGNPGPEYARNRHNVGFRVVDVFAQAHQMAFRRILHQALIAEGRLAGQRVILAKPQTFMNLSGRSVRPLVSYYRVPLNRLLVVYDDMDLPLGAIRLRPRGSPGGHNGMKSIVQALGTMDFPRLRVGIGRPPGHMNPADYVLQDFRPDEEEILEGVLHRAAQAIRTFIEEGLEAAMNRFNVQPAMRPAGKTGE from the coding sequence GTGTTGATCGTGGGGTTGGGGAACCCGGGTCCCGAGTATGCCCGCAACCGCCATAATGTGGGCTTCCGGGTCGTGGATGTGTTCGCCCAGGCCCATCAAATGGCCTTCCGGCGGATCCTGCATCAAGCTCTAATCGCCGAGGGGCGTCTGGCCGGGCAGCGGGTGATCCTGGCCAAACCCCAGACGTTCATGAACCTGAGCGGGCGCTCCGTGCGCCCCCTGGTTTCGTATTACCGGGTGCCTTTAAACCGGCTGCTGGTCGTGTACGATGATATGGATCTCCCCCTTGGGGCGATCCGGCTGCGGCCCCGGGGCAGCCCGGGCGGCCACAACGGGATGAAATCCATCGTCCAGGCGCTGGGGACGATGGACTTCCCCCGCCTGCGGGTCGGCATCGGGCGCCCCCCGGGCCATATGAACCCGGCCGATTACGTGCTCCAGGACTTCCGGCCGGATGAGGAGGAGATCCTGGAGGGAGTGCTTCATCGGGCCGCGCAGGCCATCCGCACGTTTATCGAGGAGGGGCTGGAAGCAGCGATGAATCGCTTCAACGTCCAGCCGGCGATGCGGCCGGCGGGGAAGACGGGCGAGTAG
- the rsfS gene encoding ribosome silencing factor, translating to MSANLQSGGGSLNTLDLAHRIVDAILDKKGMDVVLMDIRARATFADYFIICTGTSERQLKAIVEGIAEATAQGYRVDPARVEGDPASGWVLMDYGDIIVHIFAPPQRRYYDLESLWRGAPILVRAQ from the coding sequence ATGTCGGCAAATCTCCAATCAGGAGGTGGCTCCCTGAACACCCTGGATCTGGCGCATCGGATCGTGGACGCCATCCTCGACAAGAAGGGGATGGATGTGGTGCTGATGGACATCCGGGCCCGTGCCACGTTCGCCGATTACTTCATCATCTGCACGGGAACCTCGGAACGACAGCTGAAGGCGATTGTGGAGGGCATCGCGGAGGCCACCGCGCAAGGCTACCGGGTCGATCCGGCCCGGGTAGAAGGGGATCCGGCCTCGGGGTGGGTGTTGATGGACTACGGGGACATCATCGTTCACATCTTCGCGCCCCCCCAGCGCCGCTACTACGACCTGGAGTCCCTTTGGCGCGGGGCCCCCATTCTGGTGCGCGCCCAGTGA
- a CDS encoding aminotransferase class III-fold pyridoxal phosphate-dependent enzyme: protein MVETLSPMSAEEIVALCRRYTIYEWSAQDAVDPIPVVRAKGVYFWDARGRRYLDFNSQLMNVNIGHGDERVIRAIQEQAARLPYVNPFMATEPRARLGQMLAEIAPGDLNKVFFTLGGADANENAIKIARLYTGRHKIIARYRSYHGATAGAITLTGDPRRWPAEPGIPGVIHVFDPYRYRCRWCMREERCTLDCLNHIEDVIQLEGPHTVAAVFIETVTGTNGIIIPPEGYLEGLREICDRYGILLICDEVMSGFGRTGEWFAVNHWNVVPDLMTVAKGLTSGYLPLGAVLLSERIAEFFRERPFPGGLTYNSHPLCLAAAIATLQVYQEDRLIENARRMGEILARELARLKERHPSVGDVRSIGLFGVIELVRNRETREPLVPFNARPSEMGIMNRLRAFFLENGLYTFIRWNTFFTNPPLCITEEELMEGLEIIDRGLEITDDAAVG, encoded by the coding sequence ATGGTCGAAACCCTTTCCCCGATGAGCGCTGAGGAAATCGTCGCCCTCTGCCGGCGATACACGATCTACGAATGGTCGGCCCAGGATGCTGTCGATCCCATCCCGGTGGTCCGGGCGAAGGGGGTTTATTTCTGGGACGCCCGGGGCCGTCGCTATCTGGATTTCAACTCTCAGCTGATGAACGTCAACATCGGCCACGGCGACGAACGGGTGATCCGGGCGATCCAGGAGCAGGCCGCCCGCCTGCCTTACGTGAACCCGTTCATGGCCACCGAGCCCCGCGCCCGCCTGGGCCAGATGCTGGCGGAGATCGCCCCGGGGGATCTTAACAAGGTCTTCTTCACGCTGGGCGGGGCGGACGCCAATGAGAACGCGATCAAGATCGCGCGCCTTTACACCGGCCGCCACAAGATCATCGCCCGCTACCGGTCCTACCACGGCGCCACGGCGGGTGCCATCACCCTCACCGGGGATCCCCGACGCTGGCCGGCGGAGCCGGGCATCCCGGGGGTCATCCACGTGTTCGACCCCTATCGTTACCGCTGCCGCTGGTGCATGCGGGAGGAGCGATGCACGCTGGACTGCCTGAACCATATCGAGGATGTGATCCAGCTGGAAGGCCCCCATACGGTCGCGGCGGTGTTCATTGAGACCGTCACCGGGACCAACGGGATCATCATCCCGCCGGAGGGCTATCTGGAGGGCCTGCGGGAGATCTGTGATCGCTACGGCATCCTGCTCATCTGCGATGAGGTGATGAGCGGCTTCGGCCGCACCGGGGAGTGGTTTGCCGTGAATCACTGGAATGTGGTCCCCGATCTGATGACGGTGGCCAAGGGGCTGACCTCGGGGTATCTCCCCCTGGGCGCCGTCCTGCTCTCGGAGCGGATCGCGGAGTTCTTCCGCGAGCGCCCCTTCCCGGGAGGCCTGACGTATAACTCGCATCCCCTTTGTCTGGCCGCGGCCATCGCCACCCTCCAGGTCTATCAGGAGGACCGCCTGATCGAGAACGCGCGGCGGATGGGGGAGATCCTGGCGCGGGAGCTGGCCCGCCTGAAGGAGCGTCATCCCAGCGTGGGGGATGTGCGGAGCATCGGCCTCTTCGGAGTGATCGAGCTGGTTCGGAACCGCGAGACCCGCGAGCCTCTGGTCCCCTTTAACGCCCGGCCTTCGGAGATGGGGATCATGAACCGCCTGCGGGCGTTCTTCCTCGAGAACGGCCTTTATACGTTCATCCGCTGGAACACGTTCTTCACCAACCCTCCGCTGTGCATTACGGAGGAGGAGCTCATGGAGGGCCTCGAGATCATCGACCGGGGGCTGGAGATCACGGATGATGCGGCGGTGGGTTGA
- a CDS encoding 2-dehydropantoate 2-reductase, translating into MRVTVFGSGGLGGYFGALLARAGHEVTFVARGSHLEAMRARGLQVHSVHGDFHLHPVRATDRPEEAPPADLVLYAVKTYHIPETVEALPRLLGPEGVVLTTQNGVEAPDQVAAVVGAERTLAGAVWVVSRIEAPGVIRQESAFRRIVVGELDGRLTPRAQAIARAFAEAGTEGEATAEIRKVLWTKFLFIASIGGVGSVVRLPVGAWREVPETRALLEQAMREIEAVARAEGVILDPDAVPQTMAFIDHLASGATASMQRDVEAGRPLEIEAMSGAVVRLGQRHGVPTPAHAFIYAALKPVHLQALQRAGVA; encoded by the coding sequence ATGCGCGTGACGGTGTTCGGAAGTGGGGGGTTGGGTGGCTATTTTGGGGCGCTGCTGGCCCGTGCAGGCCACGAGGTCACCTTCGTCGCTCGGGGTTCCCATCTGGAGGCCATGCGCGCCCGGGGGCTCCAGGTGCACAGCGTCCACGGGGATTTCCATCTCCACCCGGTGCGGGCTACGGATCGGCCGGAGGAAGCGCCGCCGGCGGATCTGGTCCTGTATGCGGTGAAGACCTATCACATCCCAGAGACGGTGGAGGCCCTCCCGCGCCTGCTGGGGCCAGAAGGGGTGGTGCTGACCACCCAGAACGGCGTCGAGGCGCCCGATCAGGTGGCCGCCGTGGTAGGGGCGGAACGGACGCTGGCCGGGGCCGTCTGGGTGGTCTCCCGGATCGAGGCCCCGGGCGTGATCCGGCAGGAGAGCGCCTTCCGTCGGATCGTGGTCGGGGAGCTCGACGGCCGGCTCACCCCGCGGGCCCAGGCCATCGCCCGCGCCTTCGCGGAGGCCGGCACCGAAGGGGAAGCGACGGCGGAGATCCGGAAGGTGCTGTGGACCAAGTTCCTGTTCATCGCTTCCATCGGTGGGGTGGGGAGCGTCGTGCGCCTCCCGGTAGGGGCCTGGCGGGAGGTTCCGGAAACCCGGGCGTTGCTGGAGCAGGCCATGCGCGAGATCGAGGCGGTGGCCCGGGCGGAGGGCGTGATCCTGGACCCGGATGCGGTGCCCCAGACGATGGCTTTCATCGACCACCTGGCCTCTGGCGCGACCGCCTCGATGCAGCGGGATGTGGAGGCGGGCCGCCCGCTGGAGATCGAGGCAATGAGCGGGGCGGTCGTCCGCCTCGGCCAGCGCCACGGGGTTCCCACGCCGGCCCACGCGTTCATCTACGCCGCCCTGAAGCCTGTCCACCTGCAGGCGTTGCAAAGGGCCGGGGTCGCGTAG